A genomic segment from Spirosoma sp. SC4-14 encodes:
- a CDS encoding TraG family conjugative transposon ATPase gives MTYAVKELEKVFPLGAVEENCIFSKWGDLTIVFQLTLPEIFTLNARTENGIELGDYREMVETWTKAIGVLPANTVLHKQDWFVEDKYHPNAKELPENYLDRSSEIHFNERPFLHHECFLYLTYSQGERTRTKVGATSLLKPRIVPKRALNRQEIDKFMVAALQLKSILESSRLIKCRRLSSDEIQPDRDAPVDQAGLIERYMTLSLKDEIVPLMDMDFTSDDELRIGGKYSKFFTISQVDDMPDSINTNVRIGALSTENSNLSVGYSTPIGLMLDCNHIYNQYVFIDDRTLLTAELEKKAGNMLALANFDRANAVNANLVNGFLTMAAEKSLSPVRIHSNLQVWTDDKLRLPELRNKATAAIAKMNLKPRENTRDAAFLFFAGIPGNSPDLPREDTFTQFAPQAACLFNHETNYYTSESAKNSVRVVDRLSGRPLWVDFSDEPMQRNWVTNRNKFIIGPSGSGKSFLTNHLLRSYHTHGAHEVIVDVGDSYRGLCAMLDGKYITYTMEKPIHFNPFFIEGRLMPDTEKAESLKNLLLTLWKSVEEKTNRSEYNALSSAVKGYFLKLNADQDLFPCFDTFYEFMQQDFKAYLKQEGVKDDYFDFDNFMFNLKPYYKGGEFDFLLNSKENLDLLHERFIVFELDNVKDHPILFPIVTIIVMDTFISKMRKLENIRKIILIEEAWKAIMTPNMAGYIKYLYKTVRKFDGEAWIVTQEIQDIINNPIVQDSIVNNADCKILMDQRKYENKFTFVKELLGLTDKEKDLVLSMNRDNDPNRKYKEFFVSWGGQRYRVYGLEVSKPEYYAYTTEQREKIRVMRKVRSNGGNYDLALKEVVTEDLNG, from the coding sequence ATGACGTATGCGGTAAAAGAGCTGGAAAAGGTCTTTCCTCTCGGCGCGGTCGAAGAAAATTGTATCTTTTCCAAATGGGGTGATTTAACGATTGTCTTTCAGTTGACCTTACCCGAAATATTTACGCTTAACGCCCGTACAGAAAACGGCATTGAGCTAGGGGATTATCGGGAAATGGTGGAAACATGGACCAAAGCAATTGGCGTTTTACCAGCTAACACAGTATTGCATAAGCAGGATTGGTTTGTCGAGGATAAGTATCACCCCAACGCCAAGGAGTTACCGGAAAATTACTTGGACCGTTCGTCGGAGATACACTTTAATGAGCGACCCTTTTTGCATCATGAGTGTTTTCTATATCTGACGTATTCCCAGGGTGAACGAACGCGGACGAAGGTGGGAGCAACCTCCCTTCTAAAACCTCGTATTGTCCCTAAACGAGCGCTTAACAGACAGGAGATCGACAAATTTATGGTAGCGGCCCTCCAGTTAAAGTCAATACTTGAGTCGTCTCGTCTGATAAAGTGTCGACGTTTGAGCAGTGATGAAATCCAGCCAGATCGGGACGCACCGGTTGACCAGGCCGGCCTGATTGAGCGGTACATGACCTTATCGCTAAAGGATGAGATTGTCCCCCTAATGGATATGGATTTCACCTCCGACGATGAGTTAAGAATTGGGGGAAAATATTCCAAATTCTTTACAATCTCCCAGGTGGACGACATGCCCGATTCGATAAATACAAACGTTCGGATCGGAGCGCTCTCAACGGAGAATTCGAATTTGTCGGTTGGCTACTCGACGCCCATCGGTCTAATGCTGGACTGCAATCACATCTACAATCAGTACGTGTTTATTGATGACCGGACACTCTTAACGGCAGAACTGGAAAAGAAGGCCGGTAATATGCTGGCGCTGGCCAACTTCGACCGGGCAAATGCGGTTAATGCGAACTTGGTGAATGGCTTCTTGACGATGGCTGCCGAGAAGTCGTTATCGCCGGTACGTATCCATTCTAACTTACAAGTATGGACCGATGATAAGCTTCGACTGCCCGAACTGCGTAATAAGGCAACGGCAGCTATTGCAAAAATGAACCTTAAGCCGAGAGAGAATACGCGGGATGCTGCTTTTCTCTTTTTTGCGGGAATACCAGGTAATTCTCCAGATTTGCCACGTGAAGATACATTTACGCAGTTTGCTCCGCAGGCAGCGTGCTTATTCAATCACGAGACGAACTACTACACGTCAGAGTCGGCTAAAAATAGCGTCCGGGTGGTAGATCGGCTATCAGGTCGTCCCCTTTGGGTTGACTTCTCAGATGAGCCGATGCAGAGAAACTGGGTGACGAACCGAAACAAGTTTATCATCGGTCCGTCGGGATCGGGTAAGAGCTTTTTAACGAACCACTTACTACGGAGCTATCATACCCACGGAGCACACGAAGTTATTGTGGATGTAGGGGATTCGTACCGGGGGCTTTGCGCTATGCTGGATGGGAAGTACATCACTTACACGATGGAAAAGCCAATCCACTTTAACCCGTTTTTTATTGAAGGCCGGTTAATGCCGGATACGGAGAAAGCTGAATCGTTAAAGAATTTGCTGCTGACCCTCTGGAAGTCGGTGGAGGAAAAAACGAACCGTTCCGAATACAACGCTCTTTCTTCGGCGGTTAAAGGATATTTTCTAAAACTCAATGCTGACCAGGACCTTTTTCCTTGCTTTGATACCTTCTACGAATTCATGCAGCAGGATTTCAAGGCATACCTAAAGCAGGAAGGGGTTAAAGACGATTACTTTGATTTCGACAACTTCATGTTCAACCTTAAACCCTACTACAAGGGCGGTGAATTTGATTTTCTGCTCAACTCAAAAGAAAATCTGGATCTATTGCACGAGCGGTTCATCGTTTTCGAGCTGGATAACGTAAAGGATCACCCAATCCTGTTTCCCATCGTGACCATCATTGTCATGGACACGTTCATTTCAAAAATGCGGAAGCTGGAAAATATCCGTAAAATCATCCTCATCGAAGAAGCTTGGAAAGCAATAATGACGCCGAACATGGCCGGGTATATTAAATACCTCTACAAAACGGTCCGGAAATTCGACGGAGAGGCTTGGATCGTTACCCAGGAAATTCAGGATATAATTAACAATCCCATTGTGCAAGACTCCATTGTTAACAATGCCGATTGTAAAATCCTGATGGACCAGCGCAAGTACGAGAACAAATTCACCTTCGTCAAAGAGTTACTGGGACTGACCGATAAGGAAAAAGATTTGGTGTTGTCGATGAATCGAGACAATGATCCTAATCGCAAATACAAAGAATTTTTTGTGAGTTGGGGCGGTCAACGGTATCGCGTATATGGGTTAGAGGTATCTAAACCGGAATACTACGCCTATACCACGGAACAGCGGGAAAAAATCCGGGTGATGCGAAAAGTGCGCTCGAATGGAGGCAATTACGATTTAGCACTGAAAGAGGTAGTTACCGAAGATTTAAATGGATAG
- a CDS encoding DUF3945 domain-containing protein — MAKQKFPKKSPSLKITPVAEVAPEAEQLKEQFYELLLPEEYEELRQYLGNDGFLSNDEITTALRDARLEKDELSEKLSALQLPNKDETLREKLTDYLWELHQIIQDPALEKIRADRYYQVETVQPIPDAERTTAEVDQETRQRKADRSLEIVNGGLIANFLHNFKKAYKLEEPPHIEMGKKTRYQWQDVGASLEKMGITREIMVETGNLDRLLKGEKTGLIDFKSEYNGQETLLRGKIYLVKHGEEVIPYFQTVKQTLQVPDQKWGYSFSQDDKETLKQKGELGKLVELEELKTKQKFKAYIGVDQETNSLTAWRADRVYIPMQIKGVTLSKEQQETLQQGGAIRLTGLTSENGQKYEADIQLSAGKRSLSFTPPSAVIKQTLDQKTAKDLDRASNELQGTSVGNSTTKNKLPEQKQKKAEAKQKGIDPELSKANGQAVKKEATKKQGKKAKAQKDQSHSLA, encoded by the coding sequence ATGGCAAAACAGAAATTTCCAAAAAAGTCGCCCAGCTTAAAAATTACGCCTGTGGCGGAGGTTGCGCCCGAAGCGGAACAGCTCAAGGAACAGTTTTACGAACTATTACTGCCTGAGGAGTACGAAGAGCTTCGGCAGTATCTGGGCAACGACGGATTCTTGAGTAACGATGAAATAACCACAGCTCTGCGCGATGCCCGGTTAGAGAAGGATGAATTATCCGAAAAATTATCGGCTTTACAGTTGCCTAACAAAGACGAAACCTTACGTGAAAAGTTGACGGATTACTTGTGGGAGCTTCACCAAATCATTCAGGACCCGGCCTTAGAAAAAATTCGAGCGGATCGATATTACCAAGTTGAAACCGTGCAGCCCATTCCGGATGCTGAACGGACGACGGCCGAAGTCGACCAGGAAACCCGGCAGCGTAAAGCAGACAGAAGCCTTGAAATCGTCAATGGAGGGTTAATCGCTAATTTCCTTCACAACTTTAAAAAAGCCTATAAGCTCGAAGAACCCCCTCATATTGAAATGGGAAAAAAGACGCGCTATCAATGGCAGGACGTTGGAGCGTCCTTGGAAAAAATGGGCATTACGCGGGAAATTATGGTAGAAACTGGCAACCTGGACAGGTTATTAAAAGGTGAAAAAACAGGACTCATTGACTTCAAGTCGGAATACAATGGCCAGGAAACTTTGCTACGGGGTAAAATTTATTTAGTAAAACACGGAGAAGAAGTCATACCTTATTTTCAGACGGTCAAGCAAACCTTACAAGTGCCTGATCAAAAATGGGGATACAGTTTTAGTCAGGATGATAAAGAAACCCTAAAACAAAAAGGGGAGTTGGGTAAGCTGGTTGAATTGGAGGAGTTAAAGACGAAACAAAAATTTAAGGCGTACATCGGAGTCGATCAGGAGACCAATTCCTTAACGGCATGGCGGGCAGACCGGGTTTATATACCCATGCAGATTAAAGGCGTGACTTTGTCGAAAGAGCAGCAGGAAACTTTGCAACAGGGTGGGGCTATTCGCTTAACGGGCCTGACCAGTGAAAACGGTCAAAAATACGAAGCAGATATTCAACTTTCAGCGGGTAAGCGGAGTTTGAGTTTCACTCCGCCATCGGCGGTTATCAAGCAGACGTTAGATCAGAAAACAGCTAAGGATTTAGATCGCGCATCGAATGAGTTGCAAGGTACGTCTGTAGGCAACTCCACCACAAAAAATAAGTTGCCGGAGCAAAAACAGAAAAAAGCGGAAGCTAAGCAAAAAGGCATTGATCCCGAATTGTCCAAAGCGAATGGCCAAGCAGTTAAAAAGGAAGCCACTAAAAAACAGGGCAAAAAGGCTAAGGCTCAGAAAGATCAGAGCCATAGCCTTGCGTGA
- a CDS encoding ParA family protein: MAKIISFCSQKGGVGKTSITTHVATYYYQVEGIPVTVFDCDYPQHSLNSIRESEIQRLKSDESYYKKAERLGKMPYPIYSDSLINTLPKLDSFNKKNELVLVDLPGTLNVDGFPGMVKRLDAAILLIEADPISFESTMHTVLAMASFDNKNGGMVPTYLLWNKYDIRVREDRYANLEQAAITYLEGLNKDRKTPINVKFLKYRIPQSVNIQDYRSTLIPHRTIEPLVHELNKTLVSNS; the protein is encoded by the coding sequence ATGGCAAAGATTATTTCTTTTTGTTCCCAGAAAGGTGGGGTAGGTAAGACTAGCATCACCACCCACGTAGCTACGTATTATTATCAGGTAGAAGGTATTCCAGTTACCGTCTTTGACTGTGATTATCCACAACACTCGCTTAACTCAATTCGTGAATCAGAAATACAACGGTTAAAATCGGACGAGTCCTATTACAAGAAAGCAGAACGATTAGGTAAGATGCCATATCCTATCTATTCTGATTCACTGATTAACACCTTACCTAAGCTGGATTCCTTTAATAAAAAGAATGAACTTGTCCTGGTCGATTTACCTGGTACCTTGAATGTGGACGGTTTTCCAGGAATGGTCAAGCGATTAGATGCGGCAATCTTACTCATCGAGGCAGACCCAATCAGTTTTGAATCAACCATGCATACCGTCTTGGCAATGGCCAGCTTTGATAATAAGAATGGGGGGATGGTGCCTACGTACCTGCTCTGGAATAAATATGACATTCGAGTACGGGAGGATCGCTATGCCAATCTGGAACAAGCAGCTATTACCTACTTGGAGGGCCTTAATAAAGACAGGAAGACCCCGATCAACGTTAAATTCCTTAAGTATCGAATACCGCAGTCGGTCAATATCCAAGATTATCGTTCTACCCTAATCCCGCATCGTACTATCGAACCCTTAGTTCATGAGTTAAATAAAACATTGGTTTCAAATTCATAA
- a CDS encoding relaxase/mobilization nuclease domain-containing protein has protein sequence MVIRLTVGSKISGAIRYNEQKVVQKQAHVLGAMGFANNQLAAQNRNYTTNVLELQSRKNPNVKKPTLHFSLSLHPSEKVSDEKFRAMVNQFMGEMGYENQPYIVYRHHDTAHPHVHVVTTCVDETGSKLNDTFIKRRINDVRQELELQFGLIRAEGRGKGVDHQAAQHRHVPTNQSAGVYDPLRKEQLKVILQQVLQQKAFSTIEEYCQLLKKQQVNTILHRGDRQGKQIKGISYQLTDSGGKALTTRIKASEIGAWATWNGVEKQFIGVEPKLQQSQRLEYGQYRVLAAMLSEQLRTYKKGRSIYYDSALVENFPTDEMQKALHQVTQYKLTKEVVNEAVQRFELYKRSQLPEIIKKEQVAFSRSMEIYTKIASEIEGSSLNKFQFYQALSVTLDPKGHVTSPTNRHLAYQIDPVRWAVIQSETGPDLKIPALYLRGERTVMLFSESNKSFSESYYEVRPKLLEHILKPDKMVKIHRQLNENYLNRLIKDGPVIGIDQVRYFYQRGIIVDPKPTIWPEKSDKQPTHLIRYKEAPAQVAVASNSLFSKQIPHLNMHNWEQGLSTEAGRYMTALAQCIDQAKLSGGKSNEINQLRERIYQRDPALSTYSDEELVTALEMRSQTGKGLIKQTELDVILEPRTYMNENAIQVELLKVRANDVFGYEQTGKYKHVGKGIKKRSRGREL, from the coding sequence ATGGTCATTCGATTAACTGTCGGCTCTAAAATTAGCGGAGCAATCCGTTATAACGAGCAAAAAGTCGTTCAAAAGCAAGCCCATGTGCTTGGAGCAATGGGCTTTGCTAATAACCAGTTAGCGGCACAAAATCGAAATTATACGACTAATGTTCTTGAATTACAGAGCCGAAAGAATCCAAATGTAAAGAAACCAACGCTCCATTTTTCGCTTAGTTTACACCCCAGTGAAAAAGTAAGTGATGAAAAGTTTAGAGCGATGGTTAACCAGTTCATGGGCGAAATGGGCTATGAAAATCAGCCCTATATTGTTTATCGCCATCACGATACCGCTCATCCCCATGTGCATGTCGTAACAACCTGTGTCGACGAAACAGGGTCAAAGCTTAATGACACATTCATCAAGCGTCGAATTAATGATGTCCGACAAGAGCTTGAATTACAATTTGGCCTTATTAGAGCAGAGGGTAGGGGTAAAGGAGTCGATCATCAAGCCGCCCAGCACCGGCACGTTCCGACCAATCAGTCAGCAGGAGTCTACGACCCACTGAGGAAAGAACAATTAAAAGTAATTTTACAACAGGTGCTTCAGCAGAAGGCATTTTCAACGATAGAGGAGTACTGCCAATTACTGAAGAAGCAGCAGGTAAATACAATTCTACACCGTGGAGACCGGCAAGGCAAACAGATCAAAGGTATATCTTATCAACTAACAGATTCTGGAGGCAAAGCGCTAACTACCCGCATCAAAGCAAGTGAGATTGGAGCCTGGGCTACTTGGAACGGTGTTGAAAAACAATTCATTGGAGTAGAGCCAAAATTGCAACAGTCACAACGGTTGGAATATGGACAATACAGAGTGTTGGCTGCGATGCTATCCGAGCAATTACGGACCTATAAGAAAGGGCGATCAATTTATTATGACAGCGCGTTGGTTGAAAACTTTCCAACGGATGAGATGCAAAAGGCCCTCCACCAAGTTACTCAATACAAACTAACAAAAGAGGTGGTAAATGAAGCTGTGCAGCGGTTTGAGCTATACAAACGCTCACAATTGCCAGAAATTATCAAAAAGGAGCAGGTTGCATTTAGCCGCTCGATGGAAATTTATACAAAGATTGCGAGTGAAATCGAAGGCAGTTCACTTAACAAATTCCAATTTTACCAAGCCCTTAGTGTAACGCTCGACCCTAAAGGGCATGTAACCAGCCCAACTAACCGCCATCTGGCCTATCAGATCGATCCTGTACGATGGGCAGTTATTCAATCCGAAACCGGTCCTGATTTGAAAATACCAGCTCTTTACTTGAGAGGTGAGCGAACGGTTATGCTTTTTAGTGAATCCAACAAGTCTTTTTCTGAAAGTTATTATGAAGTTCGCCCCAAGCTACTAGAGCACATCCTGAAGCCAGATAAGATGGTGAAAATTCATCGCCAACTGAATGAAAACTATCTGAATAGATTGATAAAAGATGGTCCAGTTATCGGAATAGATCAAGTACGTTATTTTTATCAAAGGGGTATAATTGTCGATCCAAAACCGACCATATGGCCAGAGAAATCGGACAAACAACCCACGCATTTAATTCGCTACAAAGAGGCTCCTGCTCAGGTCGCCGTAGCGTCGAACAGTCTATTTTCTAAACAAATACCTCATCTGAATATGCATAACTGGGAGCAGGGGTTGTCAACCGAAGCGGGTCGTTACATGACCGCTCTGGCGCAATGTATCGACCAAGCGAAATTAAGCGGTGGGAAGTCAAATGAAATCAACCAACTACGGGAACGAATCTACCAACGTGATCCCGCCCTGTCTACCTATTCAGACGAAGAACTTGTTACTGCGCTAGAGATGCGTAGTCAGACAGGTAAAGGTTTAATTAAACAAACTGAACTTGACGTAATTCTGGAGCCAAGAACCTACATGAATGAAAACGCAATTCAAGTAGAACTCCTCAAGGTTCGGGCAAATGATGTATTTGGTTATGAACAGACGGGTAAATATAAACACGTAGGAAAAGGGATAAAGAAACGGAGTAGGGGACGGGAGCTATAA
- a CDS encoding M23 family metallopeptidase: MSSAFGLRQHPVLGGLVSHTGIDLPAPMGTLVYATADGYCRQIVNQPDGIGLAIYLTHGRGHQTLYGHLLSTGVKPGDFVNRGQVIGRVGASGLTTGPHLHYGVRYNGQVVDPLPYCFLLSRSVKSTTNPSRK, encoded by the coding sequence ATGAGTTCTGCCTTCGGCTTGCGGCAACACCCGGTTTTGGGTGGCTTGGTTTCCCATACTGGCATCGATCTACCCGCCCCTATGGGAACTCTGGTGTATGCCACGGCCGACGGATACTGCCGCCAAATCGTCAATCAACCAGATGGCATAGGCCTGGCCATTTACCTTACACATGGTCGTGGGCATCAAACTCTATACGGCCATCTCCTGTCAACGGGGGTTAAGCCGGGCGATTTCGTGAACCGTGGTCAAGTCATCGGCCGGGTGGGTGCGTCGGGCTTAACAACCGGACCGCATTTGCACTATGGCGTCCGATATAATGGGCAGGTAGTCGATCCCCTCCCCTACTGCTTTCTCTTATCCAGATCGGTTAAATCAACGACCAACCCGTCCCGTAAGTAG
- a CDS encoding DUF4133 domain-containing protein: MPYEINKGADRPPQVRGVVGMDYLILLVKWIISIVVMGGLSAVFVPLPGWMIFVACAVGIYIVYMGLVKRSVNQGAGGYERAQARKKLPGILTVRQDSVYRNLRKR, from the coding sequence ATGCCTTACGAAATCAACAAAGGGGCTGACCGTCCACCGCAAGTAAGGGGAGTTGTCGGTATGGATTACCTTATACTATTGGTAAAATGGATTATTAGCATTGTAGTTATGGGCGGGCTATCAGCCGTCTTCGTACCGCTACCAGGCTGGATGATTTTTGTGGCTTGTGCAGTTGGAATTTATATAGTGTATATGGGGCTTGTTAAACGCTCAGTCAATCAGGGTGCGGGCGGATACGAACGGGCCCAAGCCCGCAAAAAATTACCAGGCATTCTGACGGTGCGCCAAGATTCTGTGTACCGCAATCTTCGTAAAAGATAA
- a CDS encoding YWFCY domain-containing protein encodes MSTQNEQQQYDFVLRAVLTTSFVILVVHAYYFCYDSLEVRGFTWTYVDNFLVKMNRRFHVFDSTLHSKLICLFLLLAYGWANKPKKDLTTTWAQVWANGIPGLLLFLCNFFLLRMATVRMDTRNTLYMATTVAGFILLLSAVSLAKRVLGFNLRDDPYNEENEQFLHQEEKLENKDSVNIPINYVYQKKNRQGWVNIINPYRATMIVGTPGSGKSFAVLNNFIRQHIEKGFSMMVYDIKYPTLTRIAYTYYLNNKDKYPELNKNRDTGEKGVVPLFCNVNFDKPRESLRINPLLPTKMTDIQDALEAAKIIMYNINRSWIGKEGDFFADSAVNFLTSVIWFLKKYDDRKLEEARQQGGDHDGRFLCTLPHTIELIATVKEKLFPILQSEEDIELLLSPFASALLKGANNQLEGQIASALIALSRVASPALYWVMTGNDFSLDINNPKEPKILCLGNNQERKDTQGIVIGLINSRMVKLINKESQLKCSIIVDELPTIYLMGLDNLIATARSNKISTCLGIQDYTQIKKMYGDKEAAAIWTIIGNIFAGQVLGETAKDLSSRFGKIRQQSRSVSINERDTNVSLSERMEPLIPESKISTLSQGSFVGSVADNFDQKVKLKTFNGELVVEPQMLEQLRNLNDIPVRPEMENYTDEQMNQLVADNFKQVKREIKMLVESELERLNNDPSLQHLVSQYQEADEG; translated from the coding sequence ATGAGCACACAAAACGAACAGCAACAATACGACTTCGTGTTACGAGCCGTGTTAACAACCAGCTTTGTTATTCTGGTGGTGCATGCTTATTACTTCTGTTATGATAGTTTGGAAGTAAGAGGATTTACCTGGACTTACGTGGACAATTTTCTGGTGAAAATGAACCGAAGATTTCATGTTTTCGATTCAACTCTGCACTCTAAACTGATTTGCTTATTTCTCCTATTAGCCTATGGCTGGGCCAATAAACCTAAAAAAGACCTGACCACGACTTGGGCGCAGGTATGGGCAAATGGCATCCCCGGATTACTACTATTCTTATGTAATTTCTTTTTATTAAGAATGGCCACTGTAAGGATGGATACCCGGAATACACTTTACATGGCCACAACCGTCGCTGGTTTTATTCTGCTGCTTAGTGCAGTTAGCCTGGCTAAACGAGTGCTCGGCTTCAACCTACGGGACGACCCTTACAATGAAGAAAATGAACAGTTCCTCCATCAGGAAGAGAAGCTGGAGAATAAAGACTCGGTCAATATACCAATTAACTACGTATATCAGAAGAAAAATCGGCAGGGGTGGGTTAACATCATTAACCCCTACCGAGCCACAATGATCGTCGGCACACCCGGTTCCGGGAAGTCGTTTGCCGTATTAAATAATTTTATTCGGCAGCACATCGAGAAGGGTTTTTCGATGATGGTCTATGACATCAAATACCCGACTTTAACCAGGATTGCTTACACCTACTACCTGAACAATAAAGATAAGTATCCAGAATTAAACAAAAATAGGGATACTGGCGAAAAAGGAGTGGTTCCCCTCTTTTGTAATGTCAACTTTGACAAGCCGCGCGAATCACTGCGTATCAACCCTCTTTTGCCGACCAAGATGACTGATATTCAGGATGCACTGGAAGCCGCCAAAATTATTATGTATAACATTAACCGGAGTTGGATTGGAAAAGAAGGAGATTTCTTTGCAGACTCTGCGGTGAACTTCCTGACATCTGTTATCTGGTTTTTAAAAAAATACGATGATCGTAAACTCGAAGAAGCTCGGCAGCAAGGGGGCGATCATGACGGACGATTTCTGTGCACCCTACCGCACACGATTGAATTGATTGCCACGGTTAAGGAAAAGCTATTTCCCATCCTGCAATCAGAAGAAGACATCGAATTGTTGTTAAGCCCTTTTGCCTCTGCCTTGCTCAAAGGGGCCAACAATCAGTTGGAAGGTCAAATAGCGTCAGCGCTTATTGCCCTAAGCCGCGTGGCCAGTCCCGCTTTGTACTGGGTGATGACGGGCAATGACTTTAGTTTGGATATCAACAATCCTAAAGAACCGAAGATCCTTTGTCTCGGAAACAACCAGGAAAGAAAGGATACTCAGGGTATTGTCATTGGCCTCATCAATTCCCGTATGGTAAAATTGATTAATAAGGAGAGCCAGTTAAAGTGCTCTATCATCGTCGATGAGTTGCCGACAATCTACTTGATGGGCTTAGATAACCTCATTGCTACGGCCAGGAGCAATAAAATCTCAACTTGTTTAGGCATTCAGGATTATACCCAAATCAAAAAAATGTACGGGGATAAGGAAGCCGCAGCTATCTGGACGATCATCGGTAACATTTTCGCAGGCCAGGTACTGGGCGAAACGGCTAAGGATCTGTCGAGCCGGTTTGGAAAAATCCGCCAGCAGAGCCGGTCGGTCTCCATCAATGAACGCGATACCAATGTGAGTCTTTCCGAACGGATGGAACCCTTGATTCCAGAATCCAAAATATCTACTCTATCACAAGGGTCGTTTGTGGGGAGCGTGGCCGACAATTTCGATCAGAAAGTAAAACTTAAAACGTTTAACGGGGAATTAGTTGTCGAACCGCAAATGCTGGAGCAACTCAGGAATTTAAATGATATTCCAGTTCGACCCGAAATGGAAAACTATACGGACGAGCAAATGAATCAATTGGTAGCTGATAATTTTAAACAAGTAAAGCGGGAGATAAAAATGCTGGTTGAGTCCGAATTAGAACGGTTGAATAATGATCCCTCTTTGCAACATCTGGTCAGTCAGTATCAGGAAGCTGACGAGGGCTAA
- a CDS encoding DUF4134 family protein, whose protein sequence is MRNLKFTYFATLSLLVSFLLTSMNLFAQTGLKSGAISKGVDKATTELQDVGKSVGDLMLPVCLIMGVIGGIQCVSKFFNNDPDFKKAVINWGSAIVFAGVVGLVLTAAFGN, encoded by the coding sequence ATGAGAAATCTAAAGTTCACCTATTTCGCCACCCTTTCTTTATTGGTAAGTTTCCTATTAACCTCCATGAATCTGTTTGCCCAAACTGGGCTAAAGAGTGGTGCAATATCCAAAGGGGTGGATAAGGCGACCACAGAGTTACAGGACGTAGGTAAAAGTGTAGGAGACTTAATGCTACCAGTATGCCTGATTATGGGCGTTATTGGCGGCATACAATGCGTCAGTAAATTTTTTAATAATGACCCTGACTTTAAAAAGGCGGTAATTAACTGGGGATCAGCTATCGTATTTGCCGGGGTTGTTGGATTGGTGTTAACCGCTGCTTTTGGCAATTAA
- a CDS encoding DUF3408 domain-containing protein yields the protein MAKSNSKSNKAPIPTINQPNSGLMGWINQQTSPNDISTAVESELTPSPATENNQIESAENQPGKTSSADEQQPEQETTSSITLEPVDKEQETKTENNSTVTADSVVGTKKPKNKAGEGKKPETYQETFFKRPVKSTDEAAFEVKPVRISEDSHWLLSVMIEEARRQGYKITLADLVDNLLANHRAEHKTEVDKLINQWKVRKRIG from the coding sequence ATGGCAAAGTCAAACAGTAAGTCCAACAAAGCCCCGATCCCAACAATTAATCAGCCTAATAGTGGATTAATGGGATGGATTAATCAGCAGACGAGTCCAAACGATATATCAACTGCGGTTGAATCAGAGCTAACACCAAGTCCGGCCACGGAAAATAATCAGATAGAGTCCGCCGAAAACCAGCCGGGGAAAACATCCTCAGCCGATGAGCAGCAACCTGAACAAGAAACTACTTCATCAATTACTTTAGAACCAGTTGATAAAGAGCAAGAAACAAAGACTGAAAACAACTCTACAGTTACTGCTGACTCAGTTGTTGGTACCAAGAAGCCGAAAAATAAGGCAGGGGAGGGGAAAAAGCCGGAAACCTACCAGGAGACTTTTTTTAAAAGACCAGTTAAATCAACGGACGAAGCTGCATTTGAAGTCAAACCAGTTCGTATTTCTGAAGATAGCCACTGGTTATTATCAGTTATGATCGAAGAAGCTCGTCGTCAAGGTTATAAAATCACCCTAGCTGATTTAGTTGACAATCTTTTAGCTAATCACCGGGCGGAACACAAAACGGAGGTTGACAAGTTAATTAATCAATGGAAGGTCCGTAAACGAATTGGATAA